A genomic segment from Gorilla gorilla gorilla isolate KB3781 chromosome 3, NHGRI_mGorGor1-v2.1_pri, whole genome shotgun sequence encodes:
- the LOC115934326 gene encoding vesicle transport through interaction with t-SNAREs homolog 1B-like, producing MATSAASSERFKKLQEIFRGLHEDLQGVPERLLGTVGTEENKSIRDFDEKQQEANEMLAGMEEELRYAPLSFRNPMMSKLRNYRKDLAKLHWEVRSTPLTATPGGRGDMKYGIYAVENEHMNRLQSQRAMLLQGPESLNRATQSIERSHQIATETDQIGSETIEELGEQRDHLERTKSRLVNTTENLSKSRKILRSMSRKATTNKLLLSIIILLELAVLGGLVYYRFFRNH from the coding sequence ATGGCCACCTCCGCCGCCTCCTCCGAGCGTTTCAAGAAGCTGCAGGAAATCTTCCGCGGCCTCCATGAAGACCTACAAGGGGTGCCCGAGCGGCTGCTGGGGACGGTGGGGACCGAAGAGAATAAGTCGATCAGGGATTTTGATGAAAAGCAACAGGAAGCAAATGAAATGCtggcagggatggaggaggaGCTACGTTATGCACCCCTGTCTTTCCGTAACCCCATGATGTCTAAGCTTCGAAACTACCGGAAGGACCTTGCCAAACTCCATTGGGAGGTGAGAAGCACGCCTTTGACAGCCACACCAGGAGGGCGAGGAGACATGAAATATGGCATATATGCTGTAGAGAATGAGCATATGAATCGGCTACAGTCTCAAAGGGCAATGCTTTTGCAAGGTCCTGAAAGCCTGAACCGGGCCACCCAAAGTATTGAACGTTCTCATCAGATTGCCACGGAGACTGACCAGATTGGCTCAGAAACCATAGAAGAGCTGGGGGAACAACGAGACCATTTAGAACGCACCAAGAGTAGACTGGTAAACACAACTGAAAACTTGAGCAAAAGTCGAAAGATTCTCCGTTCAATGTCCAGAAAAGCGACAACCAACAAGCTGCTGCTTTCCATCATCATCTTACTGGAGCTCGCCGTCCTGGGAGGTCTGGTTTACTACAGATTCTTTCGCAACCATTGA